From a single Miscanthus floridulus cultivar M001 chromosome 8, ASM1932011v1, whole genome shotgun sequence genomic region:
- the LOC136470092 gene encoding uncharacterized protein, which produces MTKLGPTVDHGDLPPKIQHRIHDHSLELVSGGNDGIRFHCDRCKLHGASARYECRRGAACDLDLHISCALAPALRAEAEPGGPPGRCRRLCDACGGAARGFLYHCASLDHDVHPCCAGLPEAFDLAGLSFDLRMGMGKDDASPRRCALCADKTKGRRRANHGSWFYRSVGSEAVFLHLAWGRIIC; this is translated from the exons ATGACGAAGCTTGGGCCCACTGTTGACCATGGCGACCTGCCGCCGAAAATCCAGCATCGAATCCACGACCACAGCCTCGAGCTTGTCAGCGGCGGCAACGACGGCATCAGGTTCCATTGCGACCGGTGCAAGTTGCACGGCGCCAGCGCGAGGTACGAGTGCAGGCGCGGCGCAGCGTGCGACCTCGACCTCCACATCAGTTGCGCGCTCGCGCCTGCGCTGCGGGCGGAGGCGGAACCAGGGGG GCCCCCCGGCCGGTGCCGGAGGCTCTGCGACGCGTGTGGCGGCGCCGCGCGAGGGTTCCTCTACCACTGCGCCAGCCTCGACCACGACGTCCACCCGTGCTGCGCGGGCCTGCCGGAGGCCTTCGACCTCGCCGGTCTCTCCTTCGACCTGCGCATGGGCATGGGCAAAGATGATGCGTCCCCACGCCGCTGCGCCCTCTGCGCCGACAAGACCAAGGGGCGCCGCCGCGCAAACCACGGGAGCTGGTTCTACCGCTCCGTCGGCAGCGAGGCCGTGTTCCTGCACTTGGCGTGGGGACGCATCATCTGCTAA
- the LOC136473874 gene encoding DNA repair protein XRCC3 homolog, translating into MRPPAPKVPSAASSSSYSQREPRPENPLLLLPSSRVTKLSLGCPLLDRLLSGGLPAASVTKIAGESATGKTQLCLQLALLAPQSPLSASSLFLHSDLPFPLHRLRRLAPKILDHVLVAAAHSPTDLLSLLARAQRLLANPGRSPHRLPIRLILLDSIASLFRADFDASPADLRRRSALFFQISAKLKELAYRHQCVVVVTNQVVDVVERDAGNTVAWSSGRSVSPALGITWANCVNTRLFQTREVDGVGASGSARRRMKVAFAPHLPERSCEFVIRRDGVFGVEPAESYCPKKFQNAQALGGHQNPHKLQCNLGKRNQEVALAKSQGKDENSGVKVGIFTLC; encoded by the exons ATGCGTCCGCCGGCGCCGAAGGTCCCCTCTGCCGCTTCCTCGTCCTCCTACAGCCAGCGCGAGCCCCGCCCGGAGaaccctctccttctcctcccctcctCTCGCGTCACCAAGCTCTCCCTTGGCTGTCCCCTCCTCGACCGACTCCTCTCCGGCGGCCTCCCCGCCGCCTCCGTTACCAAAATAGCCGGCGAGTCCGCCACTGGCAAGACCCAGCTCTGCCTCCAGCTCGCCCTCCTCGCGCCCCAGTCCCCGCTCTCCgcctcctctctcttcctccaCTCCGACCTCCCATTccccctccaccgcctccgccgcctcgccCCCAAAATCCTCGACCACGTCCTCGTCGCCGCCGCGCACTCCCCCACCGacctcctctccctcctcgccCGCGCCCAGCGTCTGCTCGCCAACCCCGGCCGCTCCCCGCACCGCCTCCCCATCCGCCTCATCCTCCTCGACTCCATCGCCTCCCTCTTCCGCGCCGACTTCGACGCCTCCCCCGCCGACCTCAGGCGCCGCTCCGCGCTCTTCTTCCAGATCTCGGCGAAGCTCAAGGAGCTGGCGTACAGGCACCAGTGCGTTGTGGTGGTGACCAACCAGGTGGTGGACGTGGTGGAGCGGGACGCCGGGAACACCGTGGCATGGTCGTCCGGGCGCAGTGTGAGCCCGGCGCTCGGGATCACCTGGGCCAATTGCGTCAATACGCGCCTGTTCCAGACGCGGGAGGTGGACGGGGTTGGCGCCAGCGGGAGCGCAAGGAGGCGGATGAAAGTGGCGTTCGCGCCGCACCTTCCGGAGCGGTCGTGCGAGTTTGTGATACGGAGGGACGGCGTCTTTGGCGTCGAGCCGGCGGAGAG CTACTGTCCTAAGAAGTTCCAGAATGCTCAGGCTTTAGGTGGCCACCAAAATCCGCATAAGCTCCAGTGTAATCTTGGGAAGAGGAATCAAGAGGTTGCTCTAGCAAAAAGCCAAGGGAAAGATGAAAATTCAGGGGTGAAAGTGGGAATCTTCACTCTCTGCTGA